TTCGGCACGCGTGCGAAGATTCTGTGCGTGAGTGCCAACGACAGCCCTTCGGGCCAGCAGAAGACGACCTCCGCCAGCCTCGACGCGGTCCGCCACGCCACCCACGACTCGGCGTTCCTGCGGGCCTGCCGCCGCGAACCCGTCTCCCACACGCCGGTCTGGTTCATGCGGCAGGCGGGGCGCTCGCTGCCCGAGTACCTGAAGGTCCGCGAGGGCATCGCGATGCTCGACTCCTGCATGATGCCGGAGCTGGTCGCCGAGATCACCCTGCAGCCCGTACGCCGCCACAAGGTCGACGCCGCGATCTACTTCAGCGACATCGTCGTGCCCCTGAAGGCCATCGGCATCGACCTCGACATCAAGCCCGGCGTCGGCCCCGTCATCGCCGAGCCGATCCGCACCCGCGCCGACCTGGCCCGGCTGCGCGACCTCACCCCCGAGGACGTCCCGTACGTCACCGAGGCCATCGGTATGCTCACCGCCGAGCTGGGCGCCACCCCGCTCATCGGCTTCGCCGGGGCCCCCTTCACGCTGGCCAGCTACCTCGTCGAGGGCGGCCCCTCGCGCAACCACGAGCGCACCAAGGCCATGATGTACGGCGACCCGCAGCTCTGGGCCGACCTCGTCGACCGGCTCGCGGAGATCACCGGCGCCTTCCTCAAGGTGCAGATCGAGGCCGGCGCCTCCGCCGTCCAGCTCTTCGACTCCTGGGTCGGCGCGCTGGCCCCCGCCGACTACCGCCGCGCGGTGCTGCCCGCCTCCGCGAAGGTCTTCGACGCCGTCGCCCCCTACGGCGTCCCCCGCATCCACTTCGGCGTCGGCACCGGCGAGCTGCTGGGCCTGATGGGCGAGGCCGGCGCGGACGTCGTCGGCGTCGACTGGCGGGTCCCGCTGGACGAGGCGGCCCGCCGCGTCGGCCCCGGCAAGGCGCTCCAGGGCAACCTCGACCCGGCGGTGCTGTTCGCGCCGGCCCCGGCCGTCGAGGAGAAGACCCGCGAGGTGCTGGACGCCGCCGCCGGACTGGAGGGCCACATCTTCAACCTGGGCCACGGCGTCAT
The nucleotide sequence above comes from Streptomyces sp. NBC_01116. Encoded proteins:
- the hemE gene encoding uroporphyrinogen decarboxylase yields the protein MSANDSPSGQQKTTSASLDAVRHATHDSAFLRACRREPVSHTPVWFMRQAGRSLPEYLKVREGIAMLDSCMMPELVAEITLQPVRRHKVDAAIYFSDIVVPLKAIGIDLDIKPGVGPVIAEPIRTRADLARLRDLTPEDVPYVTEAIGMLTAELGATPLIGFAGAPFTLASYLVEGGPSRNHERTKAMMYGDPQLWADLVDRLAEITGAFLKVQIEAGASAVQLFDSWVGALAPADYRRAVLPASAKVFDAVAPYGVPRIHFGVGTGELLGLMGEAGADVVGVDWRVPLDEAARRVGPGKALQGNLDPAVLFAPAPAVEEKTREVLDAAAGLEGHIFNLGHGVMPNMDPDALTRLVGYVHEQTAR